The following proteins are encoded in a genomic region of Sulfurimonas sp. HSL3-7:
- a CDS encoding HAMP domain-containing sensor histidine kinase, giving the protein MHQHEKRSFWKIFLAYFGSVALLILLAGHFYYKEQYQQRIKDEHFAIIEYARHLKMNEPIVSADITHEIVKKEIKHFSMDTLIIKENYFEKYIPNNWHESYLYIKKDTRRFKEHISALKQQIIVVQLLLLSLFALISLLLTNSALRPMKEMIFRLDKFTKDLIHDLNTPLTTIKLNLKLLEKDAAYPENKALKRIGKSAYEISELHQNLTVLLEEDTFLLEEIDVCTIAAELLCDYEAIYPALRFKTACSALKSNLNETALKQILHNLLSNACRYNRENGHINIWNKGKTLYIQDSGTGITNPERIFERNYSEQSSSGIGLDIVKRLCDAMKIKISVDSSANGTTISLTFS; this is encoded by the coding sequence TTGCATCAGCATGAAAAACGGTCATTCTGGAAGATTTTTCTGGCCTATTTCGGCAGTGTCGCCCTGTTGATCCTGCTTGCCGGACACTTCTACTACAAAGAACAGTACCAGCAGCGTATCAAAGACGAACACTTCGCCATCATCGAATATGCCAGACATCTCAAAATGAACGAACCGATCGTTTCGGCGGACATCACCCATGAGATCGTCAAAAAAGAGATCAAGCATTTTTCTATGGACACCCTGATCATCAAAGAGAACTACTTTGAGAAGTATATCCCCAATAACTGGCATGAAAGTTATCTCTATATCAAAAAAGACACGCGCCGTTTCAAGGAACATATTAGCGCATTGAAGCAGCAGATCATCGTTGTACAGCTCTTGCTGCTTTCGCTTTTTGCCCTGATCAGTCTGCTACTGACCAATTCGGCGCTGCGCCCGATGAAGGAGATGATCTTCAGGCTCGACAAGTTCACCAAAGACCTGATTCACGACCTCAACACCCCGCTTACCACCATCAAGCTCAATCTCAAGCTGCTTGAAAAAGATGCCGCATACCCTGAGAACAAGGCGCTCAAACGGATCGGTAAAAGTGCCTACGAGATCTCGGAACTGCATCAGAATCTCACAGTATTGCTTGAAGAGGACACGTTCCTGCTTGAAGAGATCGATGTATGCACGATCGCAGCCGAGCTTCTCTGCGATTATGAAGCGATCTATCCCGCACTGCGGTTTAAAACAGCGTGTAGCGCCTTAAAAAGCAACCTCAACGAAACCGCCCTGAAACAGATCCTGCACAATCTTCTCTCCAATGCCTGCCGATACAACAGAGAAAATGGCCATATCAATATTTGGAATAAGGGTAAAACGCTCTACATCCAGGACAGCGGTACCGGCATCACAAATCCCGAACGTATCTTTGAGCGCAACTACTCCGAGCAGAGCAGCAGCGGCATCGGTCTGGACATCGTCAAACGTCTCTGCGATGCGATGAAAATCAAAATAAGCGTAGACTCATCTGCCAACGGGACGACGATCTCACTGACCTTCAGTTGA
- a CDS encoding TonB family protein: MNRHVSSFLITLVLYLSVAGLIIYQSNDDNYCDKKSPDEHVGRVCFSVIDEQLPVQKHVPKEKKTDKRAEKKIEKRVEKKVTKRVEKRIEKKVEKAIPKKEPLPEPVPEAFEEEAAETIPEPTATQEIAKVEPEQAEHPANTEPKMEKAAETRIQKELDKELLQARQDRFLASLVERINRNKSYPKSARRRGIEGSVKVGFQLSSDGSVGNITLISGRKVFKKSAFEAIAKSFPIEVDSAIFDFPKEFKVTLAYVLK; encoded by the coding sequence ATGAATAGACACGTCAGCTCTTTTTTGATTACTCTGGTTCTGTACCTCTCCGTTGCCGGTTTGATTATCTATCAGTCGAATGACGATAACTACTGTGACAAGAAAAGCCCGGATGAGCATGTCGGGAGAGTGTGTTTTTCAGTAATCGACGAACAGTTGCCGGTTCAGAAGCATGTGCCAAAAGAGAAGAAGACTGATAAGAGAGCCGAAAAAAAGATCGAGAAGAGAGTCGAAAAAAAGGTCACGAAAAGAGTTGAAAAGAGGATCGAGAAGAAGGTCGAAAAAGCAATACCAAAAAAGGAGCCTCTGCCGGAGCCTGTACCGGAAGCCTTTGAAGAGGAGGCAGCAGAGACGATCCCGGAGCCGACCGCAACGCAGGAGATCGCAAAGGTAGAACCGGAGCAGGCCGAGCACCCCGCAAACACCGAACCGAAGATGGAGAAAGCAGCCGAGACAAGGATCCAAAAAGAGCTCGACAAAGAGCTGCTTCAAGCCAGACAGGACAGGTTTCTCGCCTCTCTGGTAGAAAGAATAAACCGCAACAAATCGTACCCGAAAAGTGCCAGAAGAAGAGGAATAGAGGGCAGTGTTAAGGTGGGGTTTCAGCTCTCTTCCGATGGGAGTGTCGGCAATATCACATTGATTTCAGGAAGAAAAGTATTCAAGAAGTCCGCCTTTGAGGCGATTGCAAAAAGCTTTCCGATAGAGGTCGACAGCGCAATATTTGATTTTCCCAAAGAGTTCAAGGTCACCCTGGCGTATGTGCTTAAATAG
- a CDS encoding efflux RND transporter permease subunit — translation MFDRTLKFFLENYKINYTLFFLLLALGAYAYTQIPKEISPTIEPDSITVRGSYTGASADLLNKIAVQEIEDKCKNIDGIDAISSVISPGKFSITLELDKREDKSRITDDVKDAISLIAVNLPSDMDEPLIRGVGHARAIMQVSILSPNVPRGSLIAHAKKLKSRLLSINDVADVTIFGDSEQFYEILIDEKKVNAYNLSLSDVLKTLSELSNIFPLGQLDNKKEKYYISTYNGKKVSDELEETILNINEQHVLLKNIARVQKRYEDSSTLASMNAENSITLAISQNPNGDAIKIADEIKTFISGLNNEAIQYNIRVDQSPIIKDSLNIIISNILLGIILISLLTVMLINARIAFIIALGIPTSFVMGAIYFYFTGYSINVNSLIGVLIAIGIIVDDAIVVSENIQQYIEKGYPPKEAALLGTKEMAKPVTIASVTTLFSFIPLLMLSGTLGEIIRLIPIAFSALIIASLLESFVFLPIHASHTLSKESRTLSWQKINKVYAKLLRGLIRYQKSFLLLFVIIVPVLIYASIKESRFHMFEKFDSPNINITFKADSTATLEDSLAVVQTIEKDILDEKERFSVKHVSSTAGYRRSATGGAEMYPYVGYISIELEKKRASNFFEQYITPVLSPYDDGGEKVRTASSQAISADLRGWLKKRDYRQRFDLKNLMVLETGMKNTKADIMIGVVSDDYTEAMRAIREIEEVFGGLAGIKHYGNTIKLGPKEIKLKINSYGESLGITEEYVGAYISKLFLSMKIGTIFDDKELIDVKVKSVNYRDDLESFKNLEIPLRNNILVKLKDVCDFQTIESLERLVKDDGETTFYFYANIDPSQTTAGEVLERVAPTFSRLKSEGIKLKFKGEREQKETLEIEMVLASLLALVLIFIAILYLFNSVRETLIVMSVIPFSLLGVYAGHFVMGLHISLPSLIGALGLAGVIVNDGIIMMSTLKMTQAKEDIYTLASKRLRPIMLTSITTIIGLSSLMFFATQQAVTFQPLAVAIGFGLFWGTLLNLFYLPVIHNFLRGRYE, via the coding sequence ATGTTTGACAGAACGTTAAAGTTTTTCCTTGAAAACTACAAAATCAACTATACGCTGTTCTTTCTTCTTTTGGCACTCGGCGCCTATGCGTACACACAGATCCCGAAAGAGATATCGCCGACGATAGAACCCGACTCCATAACCGTACGGGGCTCCTACACAGGTGCTTCTGCCGATCTGCTCAACAAGATCGCCGTACAGGAGATCGAAGACAAGTGCAAAAATATCGACGGCATCGACGCCATCTCCTCGGTGATATCGCCCGGCAAATTTTCAATTACGCTGGAACTGGACAAAAGAGAGGACAAGAGCAGGATAACCGATGACGTCAAAGATGCGATCTCGCTTATCGCCGTGAATCTGCCAAGTGATATGGATGAACCGCTGATCAGAGGGGTCGGTCATGCCCGAGCGATCATGCAGGTCTCCATCCTCTCGCCAAACGTTCCGAGAGGCAGTCTGATCGCGCACGCCAAAAAGCTCAAGAGCAGACTGCTCTCGATCAATGATGTGGCCGATGTGACGATATTCGGTGATTCGGAGCAGTTTTACGAGATATTGATAGACGAGAAAAAGGTCAACGCCTACAACCTGTCGCTCAGCGATGTGTTAAAAACGTTGTCGGAACTCTCCAATATCTTTCCGCTGGGTCAACTAGACAATAAGAAAGAGAAGTACTATATATCGACCTATAACGGCAAAAAGGTTTCGGATGAGCTTGAAGAGACGATTCTAAATATCAACGAACAGCACGTGCTGCTGAAGAATATAGCGCGTGTCCAAAAACGCTATGAGGACTCCTCAACGCTTGCGAGCATGAACGCCGAAAACTCCATAACACTCGCGATTTCCCAGAACCCCAACGGCGATGCGATCAAGATAGCAGACGAGATAAAAACTTTTATCTCCGGTCTAAACAACGAAGCTATCCAATACAATATCCGCGTCGACCAGTCGCCCATCATCAAAGACAGTCTGAACATCATCATCTCAAATATTTTGCTTGGGATCATATTGATCTCCCTGCTGACTGTCATGCTTATCAATGCCCGTATCGCTTTTATCATCGCGCTCGGTATCCCGACATCATTTGTCATGGGAGCGATCTATTTCTATTTTACCGGCTACAGCATCAATGTGAACTCTCTGATAGGGGTCCTGATCGCGATCGGTATCATCGTCGATGATGCGATCGTCGTAAGCGAGAACATCCAGCAATACATAGAAAAGGGGTACCCGCCGAAAGAGGCGGCACTGCTGGGAACAAAAGAGATGGCCAAACCCGTGACGATCGCTTCGGTCACGACCCTCTTCTCATTCATACCACTGCTGATGCTCAGCGGGACCCTGGGTGAGATCATACGGTTGATCCCTATCGCTTTCAGTGCGCTGATTATCGCCTCGCTCCTGGAGTCATTTGTCTTTTTGCCGATTCACGCATCGCACACCTTGAGCAAAGAGTCCAGGACGCTGTCATGGCAAAAGATAAACAAGGTCTATGCAAAGCTCTTGAGAGGGCTGATCAGATACCAGAAAAGTTTTCTGCTGCTGTTCGTCATTATCGTCCCTGTACTGATCTACGCGAGCATCAAAGAGTCGAGGTTTCACATGTTTGAAAAGTTTGACTCGCCGAACATCAATATTACCTTCAAAGCCGACTCCACGGCAACGCTTGAGGATTCATTGGCGGTCGTCCAGACCATCGAAAAAGATATTCTCGATGAAAAAGAGAGGTTTTCTGTCAAGCATGTCAGTTCGACTGCAGGTTACAGAAGAAGTGCAACGGGCGGTGCCGAGATGTACCCTTATGTAGGCTATATCTCCATTGAACTCGAGAAAAAGAGAGCCTCCAATTTTTTTGAGCAATATATCACACCTGTATTGAGCCCCTATGATGACGGCGGAGAAAAAGTAAGAACAGCATCATCGCAAGCGATCTCGGCAGACTTGAGGGGGTGGCTGAAAAAGAGGGATTACAGACAGCGGTTTGATTTAAAAAACCTGATGGTCCTTGAAACAGGGATGAAAAACACGAAAGCCGATATTATGATCGGTGTCGTCAGTGATGATTATACAGAAGCGATGCGTGCCATCAGGGAGATCGAAGAGGTCTTTGGCGGACTTGCCGGTATAAAGCATTACGGGAACACTATCAAGCTGGGGCCAAAAGAGATCAAGCTGAAGATCAACAGTTACGGCGAATCGCTGGGTATTACCGAGGAGTATGTCGGCGCCTACATCTCAAAGCTCTTTCTATCTATGAAAATAGGGACGATATTTGACGATAAAGAGCTGATCGATGTCAAAGTCAAATCGGTCAACTACCGGGATGATCTGGAGAGCTTTAAAAACTTGGAGATTCCACTGAGAAACAATATCTTGGTAAAGCTCAAAGATGTCTGCGATTTTCAGACAATAGAGTCTTTGGAGAGACTGGTCAAAGATGACGGTGAAACGACATTCTATTTCTATGCCAATATTGACCCATCGCAGACAACTGCGGGTGAGGTTCTGGAGCGCGTTGCGCCAACGTTCAGCAGGCTGAAATCTGAAGGTATAAAACTGAAGTTCAAAGGGGAGCGGGAGCAGAAAGAGACGCTTGAGATCGAGATGGTCCTTGCGTCACTCCTTGCTCTGGTCCTGATCTTTATCGCCATCCTCTACCTCTTCAACTCGGTCAGAGAGACCCTGATCGTGATGTCGGTCATTCCTTTTTCGTTGCTGGGCGTCTATGCGGGCCATTTTGTCATGGGGCTACATATATCCCTCCCCTCCCTGATAGGGGCGCTGGGGCTTGCCGGTGTCATTGTCAACGACGGGATCATCATGATGTCGACACTTAAAATGACACAGGCCAAAGAGGATATCTATACATTGGCATCCAAGCGGCTTAGACCGATCATGCTGACATCGATCACGACAATTATAGGCTTGTCGTCACTCATGTTTTTCGCAACGCAGCAGGCGGTAACATTTCAACCTCTTGCCGTAGCGATCGGGTTCGGACTCTTTTGGGGGACGCTGCTGAATCTTTTTTATCTGCCTGTTATCCACAATTTTTTGAGAGGAAGATATGAATAG
- the exbD gene encoding TonB system transport protein ExbD encodes MNIKKFESINVVPFIDIMLVLLVIVLTTATFVAKGVIPVELPSAKSADKQEHKKKIMITIKENGEMFFDGTRTELKEIDARIAKYDAQTPINISCDKEARFDLFVVLLDTLKQKKFNNIGIITRREGQGARI; translated from the coding sequence ATGAATATCAAAAAGTTTGAATCGATCAATGTCGTCCCTTTCATCGATATCATGCTTGTCCTGCTTGTCATCGTGCTGACAACGGCCACCTTTGTCGCCAAAGGGGTCATACCTGTTGAGCTTCCGAGTGCTAAAAGCGCCGATAAACAAGAACACAAAAAAAAGATTATGATTACGATCAAAGAGAACGGGGAAATGTTTTTCGACGGTACCCGAACAGAGTTGAAAGAGATCGATGCCCGTATCGCAAAATATGACGCTCAGACACCGATAAACATCAGCTGCGACAAAGAGGCCAGGTTTGATCTTTTTGTCGTTCTGCTTGATACGCTAAAGCAGAAAAAGTTCAATAATATCGGCATCATTACTCGCAGGGAGGGGCAAGGTGCCCGGATCTGA
- the exbB gene encoding TonB-system energizer ExbB → MNIELLQDGLDYGVIGILGFMSFLTIWFWIERLMFFRTVDLEKYKLKEALEIDLTNNTSIISSFGSNAPYIGLLGTVFGIIITFYVMGQSGDLDAKSIMTSLALALKATGMGLAVAIPAIFFHTHIVRKMEVLIAKWEIIQKEKDEYQKV, encoded by the coding sequence ATGAACATAGAATTATTACAAGATGGCCTCGATTACGGGGTTATCGGGATACTGGGTTTTATGAGCTTCCTCACGATATGGTTCTGGATCGAAAGATTGATGTTTTTCCGTACGGTCGATCTGGAGAAATACAAACTCAAAGAGGCACTGGAGATCGATCTGACCAACAACACAAGCATCATCTCCTCATTCGGCTCCAACGCACCCTACATCGGGCTGCTCGGAACAGTCTTCGGGATCATTATCACCTTCTATGTTATGGGCCAGAGCGGTGACCTGGATGCAAAAAGCATCATGACCTCACTCGCACTTGCATTGAAAGCAACGGGTATGGGGCTGGCTGTCGCCATTCCGGCCATATTCTTTCATACGCACATTGTCAGGAAGATGGAGGTTCTGATAGCCAAATGGGAGATCATCCAAAAGGAAAAAGATGAATATCAAAAAGTTTGA
- a CDS encoding acyl-CoA dehydratase activase, whose product MNYFAGIDIGSTAIKITIIDENRALVGQRISGSGSMFYKYAHQTLDDLLRELKIAKEEIVYTVATGYGRKLFKEADENISEITANAIGAVAAAREFGEIKTIINIGGQDSKAISLDDTGNVVNFAMNDRCAAGTGKFLDACAMNLEIGVEELGERHFHAIGTPLSINSTCAVFAESEIIGLLGNNHNVEDIVCGVHYSIAKRIVKLVKRVGIREGIYFDGGPALNGGLVNAIENELGKKIFIPEHPQITTSYGAAILGADSFDYQKMNG is encoded by the coding sequence ATGAACTATTTTGCCGGTATCGATATAGGCTCTACGGCCATCAAAATAACCATCATTGATGAAAACAGAGCATTGGTTGGACAGCGGATCAGCGGTAGCGGCAGCATGTTTTACAAATATGCGCACCAGACGCTCGATGACCTGCTCAGGGAGCTGAAGATCGCAAAGGAGGAGATTGTCTACACCGTGGCAACGGGGTATGGCCGGAAACTCTTCAAAGAGGCGGACGAGAACATCAGCGAGATAACGGCGAATGCCATCGGGGCCGTCGCGGCAGCCAGGGAGTTCGGTGAGATTAAGACGATCATCAATATCGGCGGGCAGGACAGCAAGGCGATCTCGCTCGATGATACGGGAAATGTCGTGAACTTTGCGATGAACGACCGGTGTGCGGCCGGGACCGGAAAGTTTCTTGATGCCTGTGCGATGAACCTCGAGATCGGTGTGGAAGAGCTGGGCGAGCGCCATTTTCACGCCATCGGCACCCCGCTTTCGATCAACAGTACCTGCGCCGTTTTCGCAGAGTCCGAGATCATAGGATTGCTGGGGAACAACCACAATGTCGAAGATATCGTCTGCGGTGTGCACTACTCTATTGCGAAGAGAATCGTTAAACTGGTCAAAAGGGTCGGTATCAGAGAGGGGATCTATTTTGACGGGGGGCCTGCCCTGAATGGAGGGCTTGTCAATGCCATAGAGAATGAGCTGGGTAAAAAAATATTTATACCGGAACACCCGCAGATCACGACCTCTTACGGTGCTGCCATTCTGGGAGCGGATTCTTTTGACTATCAAAAGATGAACGGATAG